In Pedobacter heparinus DSM 2366, the following are encoded in one genomic region:
- the aqpZ gene encoding aquaporin Z, with amino-acid sequence MKKLAAEFIGTFWLVLGGCGSAVLACNYPNAGIGFLGVALAFGLTVVTIAYALGHISGAHLNPAVSVGLWIGGRFDGKDLIPYIISQVLGGIAAAGILYVIATGNGSNIGGFASNGYGDLSPGKYSMTAALVCEIVMTFIFLLVILGATDNRAPKGFAGLAIGLCLTLIHLISIPVTNTSVNPARSTSQAIFVGGEALSQLWLFWVAPIVGAILAGIVYKAFFAAGSETA; translated from the coding sequence ATGAAAAAATTAGCAGCAGAATTTATTGGAACCTTTTGGTTGGTTTTAGGCGGTTGCGGAAGTGCCGTTTTAGCCTGTAACTATCCTAATGCAGGCATCGGCTTTCTGGGTGTTGCACTTGCCTTCGGATTAACTGTCGTAACCATCGCCTATGCTTTGGGACACATTTCGGGAGCACATTTAAATCCGGCAGTATCTGTGGGGCTGTGGATAGGCGGAAGGTTTGATGGTAAAGACCTTATTCCATACATTATATCGCAGGTATTAGGAGGTATTGCGGCAGCAGGCATTCTGTATGTAATTGCCACCGGAAACGGGAGCAACATTGGTGGTTTTGCCAGCAATGGTTATGGCGATCTTTCGCCAGGGAAATACAGCATGACTGCAGCCCTGGTCTGTGAAATTGTTATGACCTTTATTTTCTTACTGGTTATATTAGGTGCAACAGATAACCGTGCGCCAAAAGGTTTTGCCGGTCTGGCCATTGGTTTGTGTCTTACCCTGATCCACCTGATCAGTATCCCGGTAACCAATACTTCTGTTAACCCGGCAAGGAGTACCAGTCAGGCTATATTTGTAGGTGGCGAGGCGCTTAGTCAGCTCTGGCTGTTCTGGGTAGCCCCTATTGTAGGTGCTATTTTAGCTGGAATCGTATATAAGGCATTTTTCGCAGCAGGTTCGGAAACTGCTTAA
- the eno gene encoding phosphopyruvate hydratase has protein sequence MSLIIDVHARQILDSRGNPTIEVDVITENGILGRAAVPSGASTGIHEAVELRDNDKAVYMGKGVLKAVANVNDKIAAELKGVDVFEQNAIDNLLIKLDGTENKGKLGANAILGVSLAVAKAAAQESRQPLYRYIGGVNANTLPIPMMNIVNGGSHSDAPIAFQEFMIMPVGASSFSEALRWGTEVFHNLKKILHDRGLSTAVGDEGGFAPTFDGTEDAVETILKAIEKAGYKPGKEICLAFDCAASEFYKDGKYDYTKFEGNKGAIRSSAEQADYLASLTEKYPIISIEDGMGEDDWDGWKLLTEKIGDRVQLVGDDLFVTNVKRLQTGIDNHTANSILVKVNQIGSLTETINAVTLAQTNGYTSVMSHRSGETEDVTIADLAVALNCGQIKTGSASRSDRIAKYNQLLRIEEELGAAAKFIGKDFKYAKK, from the coding sequence ATGAGTTTAATAATCGATGTTCATGCGCGGCAAATACTTGACTCCCGCGGCAATCCTACCATAGAGGTAGACGTAATTACAGAAAATGGTATCCTTGGTCGTGCGGCAGTACCTTCAGGTGCTTCTACCGGCATTCATGAGGCTGTAGAGCTTCGCGACAATGATAAAGCTGTATATATGGGTAAAGGTGTTTTAAAAGCTGTTGCCAATGTAAACGATAAGATTGCTGCTGAATTAAAGGGTGTTGACGTATTTGAGCAAAATGCCATCGATAATTTATTGATCAAACTTGACGGAACAGAAAACAAAGGTAAACTGGGAGCAAATGCAATTTTAGGTGTTTCCTTAGCTGTTGCCAAAGCTGCTGCCCAGGAAAGCCGTCAGCCATTATACCGCTATATTGGCGGCGTAAATGCCAATACACTACCTATTCCGATGATGAACATTGTAAATGGTGGCTCACACTCTGACGCGCCTATTGCTTTCCAGGAATTCATGATCATGCCGGTTGGCGCTTCTTCATTTTCTGAGGCATTAAGATGGGGAACAGAAGTTTTTCATAATTTAAAAAAGATATTACACGACAGAGGTCTTTCTACAGCAGTAGGTGATGAGGGTGGTTTTGCACCAACTTTTGACGGGACTGAAGATGCGGTAGAAACCATTCTTAAAGCGATTGAAAAAGCGGGTTACAAACCAGGTAAAGAAATTTGCCTTGCATTTGATTGTGCAGCTTCTGAGTTTTACAAAGATGGCAAATACGATTATACTAAATTTGAAGGCAACAAAGGTGCCATTCGCAGCAGTGCAGAACAAGCAGATTACCTGGCTTCGTTAACAGAAAAGTACCCGATCATCTCTATTGAAGATGGAATGGGAGAAGATGACTGGGATGGCTGGAAATTGTTAACCGAGAAAATCGGGGACCGTGTTCAACTGGTAGGTGATGACTTGTTTGTAACCAATGTTAAAAGATTACAAACCGGGATAGACAACCATACAGCGAACTCTATTCTGGTAAAAGTAAACCAGATCGGCTCATTAACTGAAACCATTAATGCAGTTACTTTGGCCCAGACCAATGGCTATACTTCGGTAATGTCTCACCGTTCTGGAGAAACTGAAGATGTGACCATCGCTGATCTGGCTGTAGCTTTAAACTGTGGTCAGATTAAAACCGGTTCTGCTTCCCGCTCGGACAGGATTGCAAAATATAACCAGTTGCTGCGCATTGAAGAAGAATTAGGTGCCGCTGCGAAATTTATTGGTAAAGATTTCAAATACGCTAAGAAATAA
- a CDS encoding FtsB family cell division protein, which produces MNRILELVRNKYFLSVAAFVVWMLFFDKNDMISQYEFRAEVNKLQEEKDFYVKEISQVKKDLNELSTNLNTAEKFAREKYFMKKDNEDVFVIIKEAPKD; this is translated from the coding sequence ATGAACCGCATATTAGAACTTGTTCGTAACAAATACTTCCTGTCTGTAGCTGCTTTTGTGGTATGGATGCTATTTTTTGATAAGAATGATATGATCTCCCAATATGAGTTCAGGGCTGAAGTGAACAAACTTCAGGAAGAAAAAGATTTCTATGTAAAAGAGATTTCCCAGGTTAAAAAAGACCTTAATGAGCTTAGCACCAATTTAAATACAGCTGAAAAGTTTGCCCGTGAAAAATACTTCATGAAAAAGGACAATGAGGATGTATTTGTCATCATTAAAGAAGCACCTAAAGATTAA